In candidate division TA06 bacterium, the sequence GATCGGACCCAACGGCGCCGGAAAAACCACTTTGTTCAATTGCCTCACCGGCGCATACAAGGCCGATCTGGGAAGATTTATTTTTAATGGTGCAGATATTACAGGCTTTTCCGAGGTTAAAATCGCCCAGGCAGGCATATCCAGGACTTTTCAGAATATACGTTTGTTCAAAGAAATGACCGTTTTGGAAAACGTGATGGTGGGCCGCCACCGCTTGGGGCGGGCCGGCCTGGGGAGCGCCCTGGTCCGGAATCGGAAAACCAGGGGCGAGGAAACCGGTATCCGCCAAAACGCCAGGCGACGGCTGGAATTCGTGGAGTTGGCCGGAGCTTCAGGCCTGCTGGCCAAAAATCTGCCTTACGGTCATCAGCGCCGGCTGGAGATCGCCCGGGCTTTGGCCGCGGACCCAGGGTTTTTATGCCTGGACGAGCCGGCCGCCGGAATGAACCCCAGCGAGGT encodes:
- a CDS encoding ABC transporter ATP-binding protein produces the protein MLLAANNISKSFGGLKALQDVSFGIEPGQIFGLIGPNGAGKTTLFNCLTGAYKADLGRFIFNGADITGFSEVKIAQAGISRTFQNIRLFKEMTVLENVMVGRHRLGRAGLGSALVRNRKTRGEETGIRQNARRRLEFVELAGASGLLAKNLPYGHQRRLEIARALAADPGFLCLDEPAAGMNPSEVSGLMALIQKIRDTGVTVLLIEHHMKVVMGICDLVLVLDGGVKIAEGRPPEVRREPKVIEAYLGRQG